In one window of Rhodopseudomonas palustris HaA2 DNA:
- a CDS encoding FAD-dependent oxidoreductase, with amino-acid sequence MFDLAIVGGGPGGLMSAWYLKKKLGPLCRVTIFEASDRLGGKIVSRTFDTAPALYEAGVAELYDYSMTGPDPLRELVQHFGLQTIPMDAEQVQLDGELLDDVPGMRRKYGDKTADAILAFRKTCSEMVTPLEYYEGVGAHDNEHPWAWTNCEQLLDKEIDDPVAKRFFKVMARSDIATESHNTNGLNALKNFVMDIDGYIGLYSIQNGNEQLIEGLRSEVDAEIQLNHRILKVGKTASGRYELNMMNGKGPETRDFDLVLMCLPHNWLATLGWGDEQLRKAMVKHVAYFDRPAHYLRISLLFDSPFWGDKIPGAWFMSEAFGGCCVYNEGARHDVGKYGVLNFLVAGSDALAFSNLTDGELTDLALKSLPAAFGDAREHFMEGKTHRWLSSVNCIPGGLPVRDVMTNHRPEPKNHPGFVVVGDYLFDSTLNGLLDSSDAATDIIVTETMKLRRARALAGQPGSDKIDASYFANYRNQGPYAEVWSRFTDPDYLLAMIRTVWDVPQGVKLLVAGSASGELVGALRERGIDAWGVDNNRGILAKTPEALKPFNQFGSIVDLPFEDASFDLVFETSLCHVPENRVVKAIRELNRVTRTGLVFGSVTSDMEPIVIDDYDLLRGVKKLGTWWEWSELFFSNGFDLSMHRNDVSDKLWEATLKAGKGPGQWYGDADSLRYSFFDKVDDDEDDED; translated from the coding sequence ATGTTTGACCTTGCGATCGTTGGTGGCGGCCCGGGCGGACTGATGAGCGCCTGGTACCTGAAGAAGAAGCTGGGCCCGCTGTGCCGGGTGACGATTTTCGAGGCGTCCGACCGGCTCGGCGGCAAGATCGTGTCCCGCACCTTCGACACCGCGCCGGCGCTGTACGAGGCCGGCGTCGCCGAATTGTACGACTACTCGATGACCGGGCCGGACCCGCTGCGCGAACTGGTGCAGCATTTCGGGCTGCAGACGATTCCGATGGACGCCGAGCAGGTCCAGCTCGACGGCGAATTGCTCGACGACGTGCCGGGGATGCGCCGGAAGTACGGCGACAAGACCGCCGACGCCATTCTCGCCTTCCGCAAGACCTGCAGCGAGATGGTGACGCCGCTGGAGTACTACGAGGGCGTCGGCGCGCACGACAACGAGCATCCCTGGGCCTGGACCAATTGCGAGCAACTGCTCGACAAGGAGATCGACGACCCGGTCGCCAAGCGTTTCTTCAAGGTGATGGCGCGGTCCGACATCGCCACCGAGAGCCACAACACCAACGGCCTCAACGCGCTGAAGAATTTCGTGATGGATATCGACGGCTATATCGGCCTGTATTCGATCCAGAACGGCAACGAGCAACTGATCGAGGGGCTGCGCTCCGAGGTCGACGCCGAGATCCAGCTCAACCACCGCATTCTCAAGGTCGGCAAGACCGCGAGCGGCCGCTACGAGCTGAACATGATGAACGGCAAGGGCCCGGAGACGCGCGACTTCGATCTCGTGCTGATGTGCCTGCCGCACAACTGGCTCGCGACGCTCGGCTGGGGCGACGAGCAGCTGCGCAAGGCCATGGTCAAGCACGTCGCCTATTTCGACCGGCCGGCGCACTATCTGCGGATCTCGCTGCTGTTCGACAGCCCGTTCTGGGGCGACAAGATCCCCGGCGCCTGGTTCATGTCGGAGGCGTTCGGCGGCTGCTGCGTCTACAACGAGGGCGCGCGCCACGACGTCGGCAAATACGGCGTGCTGAACTTCCTGGTCGCCGGCTCCGACGCGCTGGCGTTCTCGAATCTGACCGACGGCGAACTGACCGACCTGGCGCTGAAGTCGCTGCCGGCGGCATTCGGCGACGCGCGCGAGCATTTCATGGAAGGCAAGACCCATCGCTGGCTGTCGTCGGTGAATTGCATCCCCGGCGGCCTGCCGGTGCGCGACGTGATGACCAATCACCGGCCCGAGCCGAAGAATCATCCGGGCTTCGTCGTGGTCGGCGACTATCTGTTCGATTCGACGCTGAACGGCCTGCTGGATTCCTCCGACGCCGCCACCGACATCATCGTCACCGAGACGATGAAGCTGCGCCGCGCCCGCGCGCTCGCGGGCCAGCCCGGGTCGGACAAGATCGACGCCTCGTATTTTGCCAATTATCGCAACCAGGGGCCGTATGCCGAGGTCTGGAGCCGGTTCACCGACCCCGACTATCTGCTGGCGATGATCAGGACGGTCTGGGACGTGCCGCAGGGCGTCAAACTGCTGGTCGCGGGCTCCGCCAGCGGCGAGCTGGTCGGCGCGCTGCGCGAGCGCGGCATCGATGCCTGGGGCGTCGACAACAATCGCGGCATTCTCGCCAAGACGCCGGAGGCGCTGAAGCCGTTCAACCAGTTCGGCTCGATCGTCGACCTGCCGTTCGAGGACGCTTCGTTCGACCTCGTGTTCGAGACCAGCCTGTGCCACGTCCCGGAGAACCGCGTGGTCAAGGCGATCCGCGAACTCAACCGGGTGACGCGCACCGGCCTGGTGTTCGGCTCGGTGACCAGCGACATGGAACCCATCGTGATCGACGACTACGATCTGCTGCGCGGCGTCAAGAAGCTCGGCACCTGGTGGGAGTGGTCGGAACTGTTCTTCAGCAACGGCTTCGATCTGTCGATGCATCGCAACGACGTCAGCGACAAGCTCTGGGAAGCGACGCTGAAGGCCGGCAAGGGTCCGGGCCAGTGGTACGGCGACGCGGACAGCCTGCGCTACTCGTTCTTCGACAAGGTCGACGACGACGAAGACGACGAAGACTGA
- the rpoC gene encoding DNA-directed RNA polymerase subunit beta' → MNQEIMNLFNPTTPAQVFDQIRISIASPEKILSWSYGEIKKPETINYRTFKPERDGLFCARIFGPIKDYECLCGKYKRMKYKGIICEKCSVEVTLSRVRRERMGHIELAAPVAHIWFLKSLPSRIGQLLDMTLKDLERILYFEYYVVLEPGLTDLKERQLLSEEEYLRAQDQYGQDSFTAMIGAEAIRELLKGLELEKIDAQLRVEMAETDSDIKHKKLAKRLKIVEAFRFSGNKPEWMILTVVPVIPPDLRPLVPLDGGRFATSDLNDLYRRVINRNNRLKRLMELRAPDIIIRNEKRMLQEAVDALFDNGRRGRVITGANKRPLKSLADMLKGKQGRFRQNLLGKRVDYSGRSVIVVGPELKLHQCGLPKKMALELFKPFIYSRLDAKGLSTTVKQAKKLVEKERPEVWDILDEVIREHPVLLNRAPTLHRLGIQAFEPVLIEGKAIQLHPLVCAAFNADFDGDQMAVHVPLSLEAQLEARVLMMSTNNILHPANGQPIIVPSQDIVLGLYYLSILREGLPGEGKVFGDLAELEHALFSKVIHLHTKIKYRWDSLDDEGKPYQRLIETTAGRILLGQVLPKSVKLPFEVINKLMTKREISSVIDQVYRHCGQKETVIFCDRIMALGFFNAFKAGISFGKDDMVVPASKWKIVDTTRTLAKDFEQQYNDGLITHGEKYNKVVDAWSKATEEIAKEMMKEISAVRKNASGAETQVNSIYMMAHSGARGSPAQMRQLAGMRGLMAKPSGEIIETPIISNFKEGLSVLEYFNSTHGARKGLADTALKTANSGYLTRRLVDVAQDCIITQDDCGTSLGIKMRAIIDAGTVVASLGSRILGRTAGEDVRDPQTNEVIVKKGQLMEERDVEAIHQAGVQEVKIRSALTCELVNGICGKCYGRDLARGTPVNHGEAVGVIAAQSIGEPGTQLTMRTFHIGGAAQINEQSVIESNFEGKVVIKNKAIARNGENHSVAMVRNMVVAIVDPDGTERATHRIQYGARMHVDEGDTVKRGQRIAEWDPYSRPVLTEVEGTIDFEDLVEDQSISETLDESTGIAKRIVIDWRSTRGGADLRPAIVVKGKDGKVLKLARGGDARYMLSVDAILSVDVGAKVKPGDILARISTESAKTRDITGGLPRVAELFEARKPKDAAIIAEIAGTIRFGRDYKNKRRISIEPMDSEEEAREYLIPKGKHIHLQDGDIVEKGDFIVEGNPAPHDILAIKGIEELAAYLVNEIQEVYRLQGVLINDKHIEVIVRQMLQKVEITDQGETDMISGEQIDKIEFDQLNAKARDEGKKIATGTPVLLGITKASLQTRSFFSAASFQETTRVLTEAAVNGKVDPLEGLKENVIVGRLIPAGTGASMAKLREVAMKRDRMILDEREKQATIVPPAAPEAEPLALPPVE, encoded by the coding sequence ATGAACCAAGAAATCATGAATCTGTTCAATCCGACGACGCCGGCTCAGGTCTTCGACCAGATCCGGATCTCGATCGCGTCGCCGGAGAAGATTCTGTCGTGGTCCTACGGCGAGATCAAGAAGCCGGAAACCATCAATTACCGCACCTTCAAGCCCGAGCGCGACGGCCTGTTCTGCGCCCGCATCTTCGGGCCGATCAAGGATTACGAGTGCTTGTGCGGCAAGTACAAGCGGATGAAGTACAAGGGCATCATCTGCGAGAAGTGCTCGGTCGAAGTGACGCTGTCGCGCGTCCGACGCGAGCGCATGGGCCACATCGAGCTGGCGGCACCGGTCGCCCACATCTGGTTCCTGAAGTCCTTGCCGTCGCGGATCGGGCAGTTGCTCGACATGACGCTGAAGGACCTCGAGCGGATTCTGTACTTCGAATACTACGTCGTGCTGGAGCCGGGCCTGACCGACCTCAAGGAGCGTCAGCTGCTGTCGGAGGAGGAGTACCTCCGCGCCCAGGATCAGTACGGCCAGGACAGCTTCACCGCCATGATCGGCGCCGAAGCGATCCGCGAATTGCTGAAGGGACTCGAGCTCGAGAAGATCGATGCGCAGCTGCGCGTCGAGATGGCCGAGACCGACTCCGACATCAAGCACAAGAAGCTCGCCAAGCGGCTGAAGATCGTCGAGGCGTTCCGCTTCTCCGGCAACAAGCCGGAGTGGATGATCCTGACCGTGGTGCCGGTGATTCCGCCGGACCTGCGGCCGCTGGTGCCGCTCGACGGCGGCCGGTTCGCGACCTCGGATCTGAACGACCTGTATCGCCGCGTCATCAACCGTAACAACCGGTTGAAGCGGCTGATGGAGCTGCGCGCGCCGGACATCATCATCCGCAACGAAAAGCGGATGCTGCAGGAAGCCGTCGACGCGTTGTTCGACAACGGCCGCCGCGGCCGCGTCATCACCGGCGCCAACAAGCGTCCGTTGAAGTCGCTCGCCGACATGCTGAAGGGCAAGCAGGGTCGGTTCCGTCAGAACCTGCTCGGCAAGCGCGTCGACTATTCGGGCCGTTCGGTCATCGTCGTCGGCCCCGAGCTGAAGCTGCACCAGTGCGGCCTGCCGAAGAAGATGGCGCTCGAACTGTTCAAGCCGTTCATCTATTCGCGGCTCGACGCCAAGGGTCTGTCGACCACGGTGAAGCAGGCGAAGAAGCTCGTCGAAAAGGAGCGTCCCGAGGTCTGGGACATCCTCGACGAAGTCATTCGCGAGCATCCGGTGCTGCTGAACCGCGCCCCGACGCTGCATCGCCTCGGCATCCAGGCGTTCGAGCCGGTGCTGATCGAGGGCAAGGCGATCCAGCTTCACCCGCTGGTCTGCGCCGCGTTCAACGCCGATTTCGACGGCGACCAGATGGCCGTGCACGTCCCGCTGTCGCTCGAAGCGCAGCTCGAAGCGCGCGTGCTGATGATGTCGACCAACAACATCCTGCATCCGGCGAACGGCCAGCCGATCATCGTGCCGTCGCAGGACATCGTGCTCGGCCTGTACTACCTGTCGATCCTGCGGGAAGGGCTGCCGGGCGAGGGCAAGGTGTTCGGCGACCTCGCCGAGCTGGAGCACGCGCTGTTCTCCAAGGTCATCCACCTGCACACCAAGATCAAATATCGCTGGGACTCGCTCGACGACGAGGGCAAGCCGTACCAGCGGCTGATCGAGACCACCGCCGGCCGCATCCTGCTCGGCCAGGTTCTGCCGAAATCGGTGAAGCTGCCGTTCGAGGTCATCAACAAGCTGATGACCAAGCGCGAGATCTCCAGCGTGATCGATCAGGTCTATCGCCACTGCGGCCAGAAGGAGACGGTGATCTTCTGCGACCGCATCATGGCGCTGGGCTTCTTCAACGCGTTCAAGGCGGGCATCTCGTTCGGCAAGGACGACATGGTCGTGCCGGCCTCGAAGTGGAAGATCGTCGACACCACGCGTACGCTGGCGAAGGATTTCGAGCAGCAGTACAACGACGGTCTGATCACCCACGGCGAGAAGTACAACAAGGTGGTCGACGCCTGGTCGAAGGCCACCGAGGAAATCGCCAAGGAGATGATGAAGGAGATCTCCGCGGTCCGGAAGAACGCATCCGGCGCGGAGACCCAGGTCAACTCGATCTACATGATGGCCCATTCCGGCGCGCGTGGTTCGCCCGCCCAGATGCGTCAGCTCGCCGGCATGCGCGGCCTGATGGCCAAGCCGTCGGGTGAGATCATCGAGACGCCGATCATCTCGAACTTCAAGGAAGGCCTCTCGGTTCTCGAGTACTTCAACTCGACCCACGGCGCCCGTAAGGGCCTCGCGGACACCGCGTTGAAGACCGCGAACTCCGGCTACCTGACCCGCCGTCTGGTCGACGTGGCGCAGGACTGCATCATCACCCAGGATGATTGCGGCACCTCGCTCGGCATCAAGATGCGGGCGATCATCGACGCCGGCACCGTGGTGGCGTCGCTCGGCTCGCGCATCCTCGGCCGCACCGCGGGCGAAGACGTGCGCGATCCGCAGACCAACGAGGTGATCGTCAAGAAGGGCCAGCTGATGGAGGAGCGCGACGTCGAGGCGATCCACCAGGCCGGCGTCCAGGAAGTGAAGATCCGCTCGGCGCTGACCTGCGAACTGGTCAACGGCATCTGCGGCAAGTGCTACGGGCGCGATCTCGCCCGCGGCACCCCGGTCAACCACGGCGAGGCGGTCGGTGTCATCGCCGCGCAGTCGATCGGCGAACCCGGCACGCAGCTGACGATGCGTACCTTCCACATCGGCGGCGCGGCGCAGATCAACGAGCAGTCGGTGATCGAGTCGAACTTCGAGGGTAAGGTCGTCATCAAGAACAAGGCGATCGCCCGCAACGGCGAGAACCACAGCGTCGCGATGGTTCGCAACATGGTGGTTGCGATCGTCGATCCGGACGGCACCGAACGGGCGACCCACCGCATCCAGTACGGCGCGCGCATGCACGTCGACGAGGGCGACACGGTGAAGCGCGGCCAGCGCATCGCCGAGTGGGATCCGTACAGCCGCCCGGTGCTGACCGAGGTCGAGGGCACGATCGATTTCGAGGATCTGGTCGAAGACCAGTCGATCTCGGAAACGCTCGACGAATCCACCGGCATCGCCAAGCGTATCGTCATCGACTGGCGCTCGACCCGCGGCGGCGCCGATCTGCGCCCGGCGATCGTGGTCAAGGGCAAGGACGGCAAGGTGCTGAAGCTGGCGCGCGGCGGTGACGCCCGCTACATGCTGTCGGTCGACGCCATTCTGTCGGTCGACGTCGGCGCCAAGGTGAAGCCGGGCGACATCCTCGCGCGTATCTCGACCGAGAGCGCGAAGACCCGCGACATCACCGGCGGTCTGCCGCGCGTCGCCGAACTGTTCGAGGCCCGCAAGCCGAAGGACGCGGCGATCATCGCGGAAATCGCCGGCACCATCCGGTTCGGCCGCGACTACAAGAACAAGCGTCGGATCTCGATCGAACCGATGGACAGCGAAGAAGAGGCGCGCGAGTACCTGATCCCGAAGGGCAAGCACATCCACCTTCAGGACGGCGACATCGTGGAAAAGGGCGACTTCATCGTCGAAGGCAACCCGGCGCCGCACGACATCCTGGCGATCAAGGGCATCGAGGAACTCGCTGCCTATCTGGTCAACGAAATCCAGGAGGTCTACCGGCTCCAGGGCGTGTTGATCAACGACAAGCACATCGAGGTGATCGTTCGCCAGATGCTGCAGAAGGTCGAGATCACCGACCAGGGCGAGACCGACATGATCTCGGGCGAACAGATCGACAAGATCGAGTTCGACCAGCTCAACGCCAAGGCGCGCGACGAGGGCAAGAAGATCGCCACGGGAACGCCGGTTCTGCTCGGCATCACCAAGGCGAGCCTGCAGACCCGCTCGTTCTTCTCGGCGGCGTCGTTCCAGGAGACCACCCGCGTGCTCACCGAAGCCGCCGTCAACGGCAAGGTGGACCCGCTGGAAGGCCTCAAGGAAAACGTCATCGTCGGCCGGCTGATCCCGGCCGGCACCGGCGCCTCGATGGCCAAGCTCCGCGAAGTCGCGATGAAGCGGGATCGCATGATCCTCGACGAACGCGAGAAGCAGGCGACCATCGTGCCGCCCGCGGCCCCGGAAGCCGAGCCGCTGGCGCTGCCGCCGGTCGAATAA
- the rpoB gene encoding DNA-directed RNA polymerase subunit beta: MAQQTFTGRKRVRKFFGHIREVAEMPNLIEVQKASYDQFLMVAEPPGGRDDEGLQAVFRSVFPISDFSNASMLEFVRYEFEPPKYDVDECRQRGMTYAAPLKVTLRLIVFDIDEETGARSVKDIKEQDVYMGDIPLMTMNGTFVVNGTERVIVSQMHRSPGVFFDHDKGKTHSSGKLLFAARVIPYRGSWLDIEFDAKDIVFARIDRRRKIPVTSLMFALGLDGEEILSTFYNKILYKRTKEGWRVPFDASRFRGYSTVNDLIDADTGKVVLEAGKKLTVRAARQLQEKGLKALRLSDSELVGNYLAEDLVNPKTGEIFAEAGDELTGKPIKGDDKEIELFVGATPMKAILEQGYKELPLLDIDHVNVGPYIRNTLSADKNMTREDALFDIYRVMRPGEPPTLDSAQNMFQSLFFDAERYDLSAVGRVKMNMRLDLDAPDTHRTLRKEDILAVIKTLVGLRDGKGEIDDIDHLGNRRVRSVGELMENQYRIGLLRMERAIKERMSSVDIDTVMPQDLINAKPAAAAVREFFGSSQLSQFMDQTNPLSEITHKRRLSALGPGGLTRERAGFEVRDVHPTHYGRICPIETPEGPNIGLINSLATFARVNKYGFVETPYRKVKEGRVTDEVVYLSAMEEGRYAVAQANISLDAKGRFTDDLIVCRAGGTRDVVLIPADQVDYMDVSPKQLVSVAAALIPFLENDDANRALMGSNMQRQAVPLVRAEAPFVGTGMEGVVARDSGAAIAARRTGVIDQIDATRIVIRATEDLDPTKSGVDIYRLMKYQRSNQSTCINQRPLVKVGDKVAKGDIIADGPSTDLGELALGRNVLVAFMPWNGYNFEDSILLSERIVKEDVFTSIHIEEFEVMARDTKLGPEEITRDIPNVSEEALKNLDEAGIVYIGAEVRAGDILVGKITPKGESPMTPEEKLLRAIFGEKASDVRDTSLRVPPGVQGTIVEVRVFNRHGVDKDERALAIEREEIERLAKDRDDEQAILDRNVYGRLADLLDNRQGVAGPKGFKKDTKITRAVLEEYPKSQWWLFASPNDKLMAEIEAMRKQYDESKKGLEQRFLDKVEKLQRGDELPPGVMKMVKVFVAVKRKIQPGDKMAGRHGNKGVVSKIVPIEDMPFLEDGTHADIVLNPLGVPSRMNVGQILETHLGWACAGMGKKIGQTIDAYYQRQDLKPLRETLKKIYGDDETIKSLDDGELIELGRNLSHGVPIATPVFDGAKEADIEEMLKLAGFDASGQSTVYDGRTGDEFDRKVTVGYIYMLKLHHLVDDKIHARSIGPYSLVTQQPLGGKAQFGGQRFGEMEVWALEAYGAAYTLQEMLTVKSDDVAGRTKVYEAIVRGDDTFEAGIPESFNVLVKEMRSLGLNVDLHNSKLGVPPPAEAAE; this comes from the coding sequence ATGGCGCAGCAGACGTTCACCGGTCGCAAACGCGTTCGCAAGTTCTTCGGTCACATCCGGGAAGTCGCCGAGATGCCGAACCTCATCGAGGTTCAGAAGGCGTCTTACGACCAGTTCCTGATGGTCGCCGAGCCTCCCGGAGGCCGCGACGACGAGGGCCTGCAGGCGGTGTTCCGGTCGGTGTTTCCGATCTCGGACTTCTCCAACGCCTCGATGCTGGAATTCGTTCGCTACGAATTCGAGCCGCCGAAATACGACGTCGACGAATGCCGCCAGCGCGGCATGACCTATGCCGCGCCGCTGAAGGTGACGCTGCGCCTGATCGTGTTCGATATCGATGAGGAAACCGGCGCCCGTTCGGTCAAGGACATCAAGGAGCAGGACGTCTACATGGGCGACATTCCGCTCATGACGATGAACGGCACCTTCGTGGTCAACGGCACCGAGCGCGTCATCGTCTCGCAGATGCACCGCTCGCCGGGCGTGTTCTTCGATCACGACAAGGGCAAGACCCATTCGTCGGGCAAGCTGCTGTTCGCCGCCCGCGTCATCCCGTATCGCGGCTCCTGGCTCGACATCGAGTTCGACGCCAAGGACATCGTGTTCGCGCGTATCGACCGTCGCCGCAAGATTCCGGTGACGTCGCTGATGTTCGCGCTCGGGCTCGACGGCGAAGAGATCCTGTCGACGTTCTACAACAAGATCCTCTACAAGCGCACCAAGGAAGGCTGGCGCGTGCCGTTCGACGCCAGCCGCTTCCGCGGCTACTCGACCGTCAACGACCTGATCGACGCCGACACCGGCAAGGTCGTGCTCGAGGCCGGCAAGAAGCTGACCGTGCGCGCGGCGCGACAGCTGCAGGAGAAGGGCCTCAAGGCGCTGCGGCTGTCCGACTCCGAGCTGGTCGGCAACTACCTGGCCGAAGATCTCGTCAACCCCAAGACCGGCGAGATCTTCGCCGAAGCCGGTGACGAACTGACCGGCAAGCCGATCAAGGGCGACGACAAGGAAATCGAGCTGTTCGTCGGCGCCACGCCGATGAAGGCGATCTTGGAGCAGGGCTACAAGGAACTGCCGCTGCTCGACATCGACCACGTCAATGTCGGCCCCTACATCCGCAACACGCTTTCGGCCGACAAGAACATGACGCGCGAAGACGCGCTGTTCGATATCTACCGGGTGATGCGCCCGGGCGAGCCGCCGACGCTCGACTCCGCGCAGAACATGTTCCAGTCGCTGTTCTTCGACGCCGAGCGCTACGACCTGTCCGCGGTCGGTCGCGTCAAGATGAACATGCGCCTCGACCTCGATGCGCCCGACACCCATCGCACGCTGCGCAAGGAAGACATCCTCGCGGTGATCAAGACCCTGGTCGGTCTGCGCGACGGCAAGGGCGAGATCGACGACATCGACCATCTCGGCAACCGCCGCGTGCGCTCGGTCGGCGAGCTGATGGAGAATCAGTACCGCATCGGCCTGCTGCGCATGGAGCGCGCCATCAAGGAGCGGATGTCGTCGGTCGATATCGACACGGTGATGCCGCAGGACCTGATCAACGCCAAGCCGGCGGCCGCCGCGGTGCGCGAGTTCTTCGGTAGCTCGCAGCTGTCGCAGTTCATGGACCAGACCAATCCGCTGTCGGAGATCACCCACAAGCGCCGCCTCTCGGCGCTCGGCCCGGGCGGTCTGACCCGCGAACGCGCCGGCTTCGAAGTCCGCGACGTGCATCCGACCCATTACGGCCGGATCTGCCCGATCGAGACGCCGGAAGGTCCGAACATCGGTCTGATCAACTCGCTCGCGACCTTCGCGCGCGTCAACAAATACGGCTTCGTCGAGACCCCGTATCGCAAGGTCAAGGAAGGCCGCGTCACCGACGAGGTGGTGTATCTGTCGGCGATGGAAGAGGGCCGCTACGCGGTCGCTCAGGCCAACATCTCGCTCGACGCCAAGGGCCGCTTCACGGACGATCTCATTGTGTGCCGCGCAGGCGGGACGCGTGACGTCGTGCTGATCCCGGCCGACCAGGTCGACTACATGGACGTGTCGCCGAAGCAGCTCGTTTCGGTCGCCGCGGCGCTGATCCCGTTCCTCGAGAACGACGACGCCAACCGCGCGCTGATGGGCTCGAACATGCAGCGCCAGGCGGTGCCGCTGGTTCGCGCCGAGGCGCCGTTCGTCGGCACCGGCATGGAAGGCGTGGTCGCGCGCGATTCGGGCGCGGCGATCGCCGCGCGCCGCACCGGCGTGATCGACCAGATCGACGCCACCCGTATCGTCATCCGCGCCACCGAGGATCTCGATCCGACCAAGTCGGGCGTCGATATCTACCGGCTGATGAAGTACCAGCGCTCCAACCAGTCGACCTGCATCAACCAGCGCCCGCTGGTGAAGGTCGGCGACAAGGTGGCCAAGGGTGACATCATCGCGGACGGTCCGTCGACCGACCTCGGCGAACTCGCGCTCGGCCGCAATGTGCTGGTCGCGTTCATGCCGTGGAACGGCTACAACTTCGAAGATTCGATCCTGCTCTCCGAGCGGATCGTGAAGGAAGACGTCTTCACCTCGATCCACATCGAGGAATTCGAAGTGATGGCCCGCGACACCAAGCTCGGCCCCGAGGAAATCACCCGCGACATTCCGAACGTCTCGGAAGAAGCGCTGAAGAACCTCGACGAAGCCGGCATCGTCTATATCGGCGCCGAAGTCCGCGCCGGCGACATCCTGGTCGGCAAGATCACGCCGAAGGGCGAAAGCCCGATGACGCCGGAAGAAAAGCTGCTGCGCGCCATCTTCGGCGAAAAGGCCTCGGACGTCCGCGACACCTCGCTGCGGGTGCCGCCGGGCGTGCAGGGCACCATCGTCGAAGTCCGCGTCTTCAACCGGCACGGCGTCGACAAGGACGAGCGCGCGCTGGCGATCGAGCGGGAAGAGATCGAACGCCTCGCCAAGGACCGCGACGACGAGCAGGCGATTCTCGACCGTAACGTCTACGGCCGTCTCGCCGACCTGCTCGACAACCGCCAGGGCGTCGCCGGTCCCAAGGGCTTCAAGAAGGACACCAAGATCACCCGCGCGGTGCTCGAAGAATATCCGAAGTCGCAATGGTGGCTGTTCGCCTCGCCGAACGACAAGCTGATGGCCGAAATCGAGGCCATGCGGAAGCAATACGACGAGTCGAAGAAGGGCCTCGAACAGCGCTTCCTCGACAAGGTCGAGAAGCTGCAGCGCGGCGACGAATTGCCGCCCGGCGTGATGAAGATGGTCAAGGTCTTCGTCGCGGTGAAGCGCAAGATCCAGCCTGGTGACAAGATGGCCGGCCGCCACGGCAACAAGGGCGTGGTGTCGAAGATCGTGCCGATCGAGGACATGCCGTTCCTCGAAGACGGCACCCATGCCGACATCGTGCTCAACCCGCTCGGCGTGCCGAGCCGCATGAACGTCGGTCAGATCCTCGAGACCCATCTCGGCTGGGCTTGCGCCGGCATGGGCAAGAAGATCGGCCAGACCATCGACGCCTATTATCAGAGGCAGGATCTCAAGCCGCTGCGCGAGACCCTGAAGAAGATCTACGGCGACGACGAGACCATCAAGTCGCTCGACGACGGCGAACTGATCGAGCTCGGCCGCAACCTCAGCCACGGTGTCCCGATCGCCACGCCGGTGTTCGACGGCGCCAAGGAAGCGGACATCGAGGAGATGCTGAAGCTCGCGGGCTTCGACGCCTCCGGCCAGTCGACCGTCTATGACGGCCGCACCGGCGACGAGTTCGATCGCAAGGTCACGGTCGGCTACATCTACATGCTGAAGCTGCACCATCTTGTCGACGACAAGATCCACGCCCGGTCGATCGGTCCGTACTCGCTCGTCACCCAGCAGCCGCTGGGCGGCAAGGCGCAGTTCGGCGGCCAGCGCTTCGGCGAAATGGAAGTGTGGGCGCTCGAAGCTTACGGCGCCGCCTACACGCTGCAGGAAATGCTGACGGTGAAGTCCGACGACGTCGCCGGCCGCACCAAGGTGTACGAAGCGATCGTGCGCGGCGACGACACGTTCGAGGCCGGTATCCCGGAATCGTTCAACGTGCTCGTGAAGGAAATGCGCTCGCTCGGCCTCAACGTCGACCTGCACAATTCCAAGCTGGGCGTGCCGCCCCCGGCCGAGGCGGCCGAGTAA